A single Vulcanisaeta distributa DSM 14429 DNA region contains:
- a CDS encoding MFS transporter, whose protein sequence is MQRELWVSISESQRRAVLINAFLGALLGSMNISSVVIALPAILRGIGLSINSSIGFMIMAWIMFAYPLIMAITVALIGRLSDMYGRGRVFTIGDIVFTTASLLLGLTPGYGAIAGIQMVIYRFVQGLGGSMMFSNSAAIITDVFPPERRGVAQGVVGISFSAGSILGLVIGGLLATINWRWVFLFNVPVGVASIIWAYRSVYKLPAGFAKAKIDWIGASLLTTSLVLLLMGLMLSMMPYGGSSLGWGNPMVWVLLGVGGALFALLFFIESRIPEPMLRVKLFRIRQFTYGVVSSLFLFLAQGANVFVLSLLLQAIYLPLHGVPYADTPLWAGIYLIPSSITNAIFAPIGGKLLNRFGARVVSTLGAILLAASFELLTLLPITNFNYIWFAAILLLMGAGSGLFQSPNLVSILSAVPPTERSAASGLRASMQNIGLLMSFAIFLTLILTGASTVLTQSIYKALLSAGVPMLDAEKLVSIPPVYALFAAFLGYDPIKTLVEQAGILLPANVFSNIDKLTFFPSAIAPAMAVGFYYAYHTAAILAILAAVFSYLRGREAFHHTIETVQAGARSTAKVIEQTNTPDPIGNKVTNGVNGNIDIKSDPILRKTYAAYLLMNTELSDTVLNSITGKELVYAIAITSGLPDWFVNFVNSINDCQFTNSTIETLTKYVSVPDWLSEVVNAWLKIKSSNS, encoded by the coding sequence ATGCAAAGAGAACTATGGGTATCAATAAGTGAAAGTCAGAGAAGGGCCGTATTGATAAATGCGTTCCTTGGAGCGCTGCTTGGATCGATGAATATCTCATCAGTTGTAATTGCACTACCCGCGATACTCAGGGGTATTGGACTAAGTATTAATTCATCAATAGGTTTCATGATAATGGCATGGATAATGTTCGCATATCCACTGATAATGGCAATAACCGTGGCACTCATCGGCAGGCTATCTGACATGTATGGTAGGGGTAGGGTATTCACGATAGGTGACATTGTATTTACCACAGCATCGCTACTACTGGGATTAACGCCAGGTTACGGTGCCATTGCTGGGATTCAAATGGTTATTTATAGATTCGTGCAAGGCCTAGGTGGATCAATGATGTTTAGTAACAGTGCTGCTATAATAACTGATGTTTTTCCACCAGAGCGTAGAGGTGTGGCACAGGGGGTCGTAGGCATATCGTTTAGTGCAGGTAGCATATTGGGTTTAGTGATTGGTGGTTTATTAGCAACAATTAACTGGAGGTGGGTATTCCTATTTAACGTACCGGTGGGTGTGGCCAGTATTATATGGGCGTACAGGAGCGTTTATAAATTACCTGCTGGATTCGCAAAGGCTAAGATTGACTGGATTGGTGCATCATTATTAACTACGTCATTAGTGCTCCTGCTAATGGGATTAATGCTATCAATGATGCCTTACGGAGGGTCATCACTCGGCTGGGGCAATCCAATGGTTTGGGTATTACTTGGCGTTGGCGGTGCCTTGTTCGCATTATTATTCTTCATTGAGTCTAGGATTCCTGAGCCAATGCTTAGGGTTAAGCTATTCAGGATTAGGCAGTTCACCTACGGCGTGGTGAGCAGTCTCTTCCTGTTCCTCGCCCAGGGAGCCAATGTATTCGTCTTATCACTGCTCTTACAGGCTATTTACCTGCCACTTCATGGCGTCCCATACGCCGACACACCTCTTTGGGCTGGGATATACCTAATACCGAGCAGTATCACCAACGCCATTTTTGCACCAATAGGTGGTAAGTTGCTGAATAGGTTTGGTGCCAGGGTAGTATCCACACTCGGTGCTATATTACTTGCGGCAAGCTTCGAATTACTAACATTACTGCCAATAACGAACTTCAACTACATATGGTTTGCAGCAATACTACTATTAATGGGCGCCGGCTCAGGCCTATTTCAATCACCAAACCTCGTATCAATACTAAGCGCCGTACCACCGACAGAGAGGTCAGCCGCATCTGGGCTGAGGGCTTCCATGCAAAACATAGGCCTATTAATGAGCTTTGCAATATTCCTAACACTAATCCTGACCGGAGCCTCAACAGTACTTACGCAGTCAATATACAAGGCGTTACTAAGTGCCGGAGTCCCAATGCTCGACGCCGAAAAGCTCGTGTCAATACCACCAGTATACGCGCTCTTCGCAGCGTTCCTAGGTTACGACCCAATAAAGACCTTGGTTGAGCAGGCAGGTATATTATTACCAGCCAATGTGTTCAGCAACATTGATAAGCTAACCTTCTTCCCAAGCGCAATAGCGCCTGCCATGGCAGTCGGCTTCTACTACGCATACCACACGGCGGCCATACTTGCCATACTTGCTGCAGTATTCTCATACTTAAGGGGCAGGGAGGCTTTCCATCATACCATTGAGACGGTACAGGCGGGTGCAAGGAGCACGGCAAAGGTAATTGAGCAAACAAATACCCCGGACCCAATAGGTAATAAGGTCACTAACGGCGTCAATGGTAATATTGATATTAAGTCAGACCCAATACTACGAAAGACCTATGCAGCATACTTGCTAATGAATACTGAGCTTAGTGATACTGTATTAAATAGCATAACGGGTAAGGAGCTTGTGTATGCGATAGCCATCACCTCGGGATTACCTGACTGGTTCGTAAACTTCGTGAATAGCATAAACGACTGCCAATTTACCAATTCAACAATAGAAACATTGACTAAGTATGTAAGCGTACCAGATTGGTTAAGTGAAGTTGTTAATGCATGGCTTAAGATAAAATCATCAAATAGTTAA
- the fni gene encoding type 2 isopentenyl-diphosphate Delta-isomerase: MIESRKDDHIRIASGQNVEEGNNLFNEVQLIHMALPEIDLDDVDTSITIFNKRLSFPFIIGAMTGGTETAEKINTILAKCAEEYGIGMYVGSQRVAIVKPETARSFRVVAENAPTALKIANLGAPQVSRLDEKVLSDWVSQAIDMINADAIAIHLNPAQEVFQPEGEPWFRGVIDKLRFIKRVANRPLIVKEVGNGISMEVAKALVSKVGPDAIDVAGTGGTSFIRIESIRAGTTDEADVFSGWGIPTAISICEVRSVYNGVIIASGGIRSGLDGAKAIAIGANAFSMSRPLLLAALKGYDEAKRFIGKLLREFKIAMFLTGSRSVDELGKAPIVFGPTIISWLSQRNIPCKHIRRFM, from the coding sequence ATGATTGAGAGTAGGAAGGATGACCACATTAGAATAGCCTCGGGACAAAACGTTGAGGAGGGTAACAACCTATTCAATGAGGTACAATTAATACATATGGCGTTACCTGAAATTGACCTTGATGATGTCGATACGTCAATTACGATATTTAATAAGAGGTTGTCGTTTCCATTCATTATTGGCGCAATGACTGGTGGTACTGAGACTGCCGAAAAAATAAACACCATACTCGCTAAATGCGCTGAGGAATATGGTATTGGTATGTACGTTGGCTCTCAGAGGGTTGCCATAGTCAAGCCTGAGACTGCCAGGAGCTTTAGGGTCGTTGCAGAGAATGCGCCAACCGCCCTTAAAATAGCCAACCTGGGTGCTCCACAGGTCTCTAGGCTTGATGAGAAGGTGCTTAGTGATTGGGTTTCCCAAGCAATAGATATGATTAATGCAGATGCAATAGCCATTCATCTAAACCCTGCCCAGGAGGTTTTCCAGCCTGAGGGTGAGCCCTGGTTTAGAGGTGTCATTGATAAGCTTAGGTTCATTAAGAGGGTGGCTAATAGGCCGTTGATTGTTAAGGAGGTTGGTAATGGAATATCCATGGAGGTCGCCAAGGCCCTTGTTTCTAAGGTTGGTCCTGACGCCATTGATGTCGCCGGCACTGGAGGTACTTCGTTCATAAGGATAGAGAGTATAAGGGCTGGGACAACGGATGAGGCTGACGTATTCAGTGGTTGGGGAATACCAACTGCGATATCCATTTGTGAGGTTAGGAGTGTGTACAACGGCGTAATAATCGCCTCAGGGGGCATTAGGAGTGGGCTTGATGGTGCCAAGGCAATAGCCATTGGAGCTAATGCCTTCTCAATGTCAAGACCCCTTCTATTAGCCGCACTTAAAGGTTATGATGAAGCCAAGAGATTCATCGGTAAGTTACTTAGGGAATTTAAGATTGCCATGTTCCTCACAGGCTCGAGAAGTGTTGATGAACTCGGTAAGGCACCGATTGTGTTTGGTCCAACGATTATTTCCTGGCTAAGCCAGAGGAATATACCCTGCAAGCACATCCGGCGTTTTATGTAA
- a CDS encoding 50S ribosomal protein L2, with translation MGKRILVQRRGRGGSQFRSPSWIREGPVRYLPMSEAELNGVVRGVVKELMHVPGLNAPVARIALEDGREFLNYAAEGMYVGQVIEIGAMAKPMPGNILPLGKIPEGSMIYNIEKRINDGGKFVRSGGTYAVVLIHKDSTTVVQLPSGKVMEIDSRARATVGIVAGGGRIEKPMVKAGAKYYRSLAKSWKYPTVRGKAMNAYAHPHGGGSHQKGETPVPRTAPPGQKVGIIAPRCTGRRCPQIVPRGKRVWASGYPKKTRLKNKRTSAMPSE, from the coding sequence GTGGGCAAGAGAATACTAGTGCAGAGACGCGGGAGAGGTGGTTCGCAATTCAGAAGCCCAAGCTGGATTAGGGAAGGACCTGTTAGGTATTTACCCATGAGCGAGGCTGAGCTTAACGGCGTAGTTAGGGGCGTTGTTAAGGAACTGATGCATGTACCTGGGCTTAACGCCCCTGTAGCTAGGATAGCGCTTGAGGATGGTAGGGAATTCCTCAACTACGCGGCTGAGGGCATGTACGTGGGTCAGGTGATAGAGATTGGCGCAATGGCCAAGCCAATGCCAGGCAACATACTTCCGCTCGGTAAGATTCCCGAGGGCTCCATGATCTACAATATTGAGAAGAGGATTAATGATGGTGGTAAGTTCGTTAGATCGGGCGGTACTTACGCCGTAGTCCTCATTCATAAGGATAGCACCACTGTTGTTCAACTACCCAGTGGTAAGGTCATGGAGATAGACTCAAGGGCCAGGGCAACGGTAGGCATCGTGGCTGGCGGCGGTAGGATTGAGAAGCCCATGGTTAAGGCAGGCGCCAAGTACTATAGATCACTTGCTAAGTCCTGGAAGTACCCAACGGTTAGGGGTAAGGCGATGAACGCATACGCGCATCCACATGGTGGTGGTAGTCATCAGAAGGGTGAGACGCCGGTGCCGAGAACTGCACCACCTGGTCAGAAGGTTGGTATAATAGCACCAAGGTGCACTGGCAGGAGGTGTCCACAGATTGTGCCGAGGGGTAAGAGAGTCTGGGCATCTGGCTATCCGAAGAAGACGAGACTTAAGAATAAGAGAACAAGTGCAATGCCGTCAGAATAA
- a CDS encoding endonuclease, giving the protein MRDSKNQEKTIVVRKTGTDEYSLVKISNGDVHEFEERGIGDVRDGTMVLRPIELVYLSIIGYRVLIDGNEVGVDELIKEVKSPHALTVYLDMRKRGYFIKPVINGPVDFLVWDKGKSPVNSSPRYMIKIVTEGLGIQVMELLNVLKYSESMGTQLVLALVSSEGVITYYKAFTFRPVKGG; this is encoded by the coding sequence ATGAGGGATTCGAAGAATCAGGAAAAAACCATAGTCGTTAGGAAGACTGGGACTGATGAGTATAGTCTTGTTAAGATTAGTAATGGTGATGTCCATGAATTCGAGGAGAGGGGTATTGGCGATGTGAGGGATGGTACCATGGTCCTAAGGCCCATAGAGCTCGTGTACTTATCCATAATTGGTTACAGGGTGTTGATTGACGGCAATGAGGTTGGTGTGGATGAGTTGATAAAGGAGGTGAAGAGTCCGCACGCCCTAACGGTTTACCTGGACATGAGGAAGAGGGGTTACTTCATAAAGCCCGTGATTAATGGCCCCGTGGACTTCCTGGTGTGGGATAAGGGTAAGAGCCCCGTGAATTCAAGCCCGAGGTATATGATAAAGATAGTCACTGAGGGATTGGGTATACAGGTAATGGAATTACTGAATGTGTTGAAGTACAGTGAGAGCATGGGCACACAATTGGTCCTGGCTCTTGTGAGCTCCGAGGGGGTTATCACTTATTATAAGGCATTTACATTTAGGCCTGTTAAGGGTGGTTGA
- a CDS encoding radical SAM protein: MKRLNIVFGEFARGCRQCQLGIKSVLFITGLCPLNCFYCPVNRDRFGRDVMFINDRPVNKFPDDIIDELDRAGSNGLAITGGDPIMVVDRVVTLVKLLKDTYGRGFHIHMYTHALNINEEAIKKLAGSGIDEVRIHAINTTQLSGKLDLLRILKDAGVELGLEVPALPRFEDDIVKVAELLISNGLISFVNLNELDVSPANISNLISMGYKPGPDGSVIGSVDAGIKIASEIRRKWPWVNVNVCTSRYKDLAQIGARLFRINMRVSAGNEVALDDGTVESRGEGGVVIKLRIGGKEYTVENY, translated from the coding sequence ATGAAACGACTCAATATAGTGTTTGGGGAGTTCGCTAGAGGATGTAGACAGTGCCAATTGGGTATTAAGAGCGTGCTATTCATAACGGGTTTATGCCCATTGAACTGCTTCTACTGCCCTGTCAATAGGGATAGGTTTGGTAGGGATGTGATGTTCATTAACGATAGGCCAGTCAATAAGTTCCCAGATGATATAATCGATGAGTTGGATAGGGCTGGGTCAAATGGATTAGCGATAACAGGTGGTGATCCAATAATGGTTGTTGATAGGGTGGTTACGCTGGTGAAGTTGCTTAAGGACACTTATGGGCGGGGCTTTCATATACACATGTATACCCACGCCCTGAACATTAATGAGGAGGCCATTAAGAAGTTGGCCGGTAGTGGTATTGATGAGGTTAGAATACACGCAATAAACACGACCCAGTTAAGTGGTAAGCTCGATTTGCTCAGGATACTTAAGGATGCAGGTGTTGAGCTCGGCCTTGAGGTGCCTGCCCTGCCCAGGTTTGAGGATGATATTGTTAAGGTTGCTGAACTTCTCATTAGTAATGGCCTGATAAGTTTCGTAAATTTGAATGAACTTGACGTAAGCCCTGCGAACATAAGCAATTTAATAAGCATGGGCTATAAACCAGGGCCTGACGGTAGTGTTATAGGCAGTGTTGACGCCGGTATAAAAATAGCCAGTGAGATTAGGAGGAAGTGGCCCTGGGTAAACGTCAACGTATGCACGTCACGCTACAAGGACCTAGCCCAAATTGGTGCTAGGCTTTTTAGGATTAATATGAGGGTTAGTGCTGGGAATGAGGTTGCGCTTGATGATGGTACTGTGGAGAGTAGGGGCGAAGGTGGTGTGGTCATTAAGTTGAGGATTGGCGGTAAGGAATACACCGTTGAGAACTACTAA
- a CDS encoding rhomboid family intramembrane serine protease: MYRFRNTLIAFIVSTALTIPIFIAMNMNQASYETMVALLGSTWPPITPWGFITAIFAHPSYADYFFDMLTLWMIGPYFETMFGTRNFWLTFMLSGIASALSPILYYAMGTPVLVGGSSGALFGLIGFIIATPHRGVILANPINIIAIIFLLSPLAFAFGIAYLGHLLGFIVGIITGYLYVRREQRFNYVKYFGFAI; this comes from the coding sequence ATGTATAGGTTTAGAAACACATTAATTGCCTTCATAGTATCAACAGCACTCACAATACCAATATTCATAGCCATGAACATGAACCAGGCATCCTACGAAACAATGGTCGCACTACTAGGTAGTACATGGCCTCCAATAACCCCCTGGGGCTTCATAACGGCAATATTCGCGCACCCGTCATATGCGGATTACTTCTTCGACATGCTCACCCTGTGGATGATTGGGCCGTACTTTGAGACCATGTTCGGGACCAGGAACTTCTGGCTAACCTTCATGCTTAGCGGCATAGCCTCGGCCCTCTCACCAATACTCTACTACGCAATGGGAACCCCAGTCCTCGTCGGCGGTTCATCGGGTGCGTTATTTGGGCTTATAGGCTTTATCATAGCCACACCGCACAGGGGCGTGATATTGGCGAATCCAATTAACATAATAGCAATAATATTCCTACTATCACCACTGGCCTTCGCCTTCGGCATAGCATACCTAGGTCATCTACTCGGCTTTATAGTGGGCATAATAACTGGTTACCTATACGTGAGGAGGGAACAGCGCTTTAACTATGTAAAGTATTTCGGCTTTGCTATTTAA
- a CDS encoding peptide-N4-asparagine amidase, whose translation MIGIGLKYVILVSITILLAMAMITSANQVEHPQIYNMTTPLSKDPFVTYNGFYSFEAYQPLPPSTRPIVIPIFVNAIFPYELNNAYATVPQSSTVCIPSGTYSLIILNVTIMETGGPQYDRAFYIFANGVPVFWGSTQEILNSSAWSDLTIFENMLSGSCITFKALLPNWIVPSIGVTGYYIVNVTLYLYPGPEPNGLPNYFIPIAPNSYGVSLIGLNPFHDKVTLITNIPSGTYRAVLLMYMEGGELDEFWYTNEPATRELLVYYNNYLAAVFNPFETIYTGGIDPFMWKPMPSINTLSFHNPYMADITPLLATGINDVNITLTMTNLYEAYELTGLPYFTWTVSGVLMLWVNESNPMVSGQLITAYSSFYDSGPIFSTTSTGLTEYMEYGNYTLNYVSRLVFEHGIEVASFEQSGVFNAYQLFNVVMEYGILSENFTESSSENINGADLFTMSLAYKYPIIFNVTAYVTPLAPPTSYPYPAAYIQYATVNLGMDAHEHYSLPGMDYKTDVLESLNSYGFMNLTLQIINPYGGAVVTGISGNYARTSKDLIAVHTYSYPTGISSYLEKFSALAISPNATDLIGYYQYVMLRLMRIGSG comes from the coding sequence ATGATAGGGATAGGCCTTAAGTACGTAATACTTGTGTCAATAACAATCCTACTGGCGATGGCGATGATCACCAGTGCAAACCAGGTGGAACATCCGCAGATCTATAACATGACAACGCCCCTCAGTAAAGACCCATTCGTTACGTATAATGGCTTCTACTCCTTCGAGGCATATCAACCACTGCCACCAAGTACTAGGCCCATAGTAATTCCAATATTCGTCAATGCCATATTCCCATATGAATTAAACAATGCCTACGCAACGGTACCGCAGAGCAGTACTGTATGTATACCATCAGGCACGTACAGTCTCATTATACTGAATGTGACAATAATGGAGACCGGCGGTCCTCAGTACGATAGGGCATTCTACATATTCGCCAATGGAGTACCAGTATTTTGGGGTTCAACGCAGGAGATACTGAATTCATCGGCTTGGTCTGACCTAACAATCTTTGAGAACATGCTCTCCGGCTCATGCATAACCTTCAAGGCGTTACTACCCAATTGGATTGTGCCAAGCATAGGCGTCACAGGCTATTACATAGTCAACGTGACACTTTATCTATACCCAGGGCCTGAACCCAACGGCTTACCTAATTACTTCATACCAATTGCGCCTAATTCCTATGGGGTATCCCTAATAGGGCTTAATCCATTCCATGATAAGGTAACGTTAATAACAAACATACCCAGTGGGACGTATAGGGCTGTGCTGCTCATGTACATGGAGGGCGGTGAATTAGATGAATTCTGGTACACGAATGAGCCTGCCACCCGCGAACTCCTTGTTTACTATAATAATTACCTGGCTGCCGTCTTTAACCCATTCGAGACCATATACACTGGAGGTATTGACCCATTCATGTGGAAGCCTATGCCATCAATAAACACATTGTCATTTCATAACCCATACATGGCCGACATAACGCCATTACTTGCTACGGGCATTAACGACGTTAATATTACATTGACTATGACGAACCTATACGAGGCATACGAATTGACGGGACTGCCCTACTTCACCTGGACAGTATCAGGAGTACTCATGCTATGGGTTAACGAATCGAACCCAATGGTTAGTGGTCAATTAATAACTGCATACTCAAGCTTCTACGATTCCGGACCTATCTTCTCAACAACATCCACGGGCTTAACAGAATATATGGAGTATGGCAATTATACGCTGAATTACGTATCGAGACTAGTCTTTGAGCACGGCATTGAAGTGGCATCCTTCGAGCAGTCCGGCGTGTTTAATGCCTATCAATTATTTAATGTTGTAATGGAATATGGTATATTAAGCGAGAACTTCACTGAGTCATCATCTGAGAACATAAATGGCGCCGACCTATTCACAATGAGCCTCGCCTATAAGTACCCAATAATATTTAACGTAACCGCCTACGTAACACCACTGGCGCCGCCAACCTCATACCCATACCCAGCCGCGTATATTCAGTATGCCACCGTTAACCTAGGGATGGACGCACATGAACACTACTCATTACCGGGCATGGACTATAAGACTGACGTACTCGAGTCCCTTAACTCCTACGGCTTCATGAACCTGACCCTACAAATAATCAATCCGTACGGAGGCGCAGTAGTCACTGGAATATCCGGCAACTACGCTAGGACAAGTAAGGACTTAATAGCTGTGCACACATACTCATACCCAACGGGTATATCCAGTTACCTAGAGAAGTTCAGTGCGTTAGCGATATCGCCAAATGCCACGGACTTAATCGGTTATTATCAATACGTAATGCTGAGGTTAATGAGAATAGGCAGCGGCTGA
- a CDS encoding PaREP1 family protein → MSSNALSAMFMSALEVLNYAKEELDKALRLKDMLLYRNAADKAFLALIIAINAFIYGKTGVIPRNHGERRRILREIGREDLRALYSDLMRTLHDEAFYEGVYEPDEVSYAINKIENLIRELMSG, encoded by the coding sequence ATGTCGAGTAATGCCTTGAGTGCCATGTTCATGAGTGCGCTGGAGGTTCTAAACTATGCCAAGGAGGAGCTTGATAAAGCTCTCAGGTTAAAGGATATGCTTCTATACAGGAATGCAGCAGACAAGGCATTCCTCGCATTAATCATAGCCATAAACGCATTCATTTACGGAAAGACTGGGGTAATCCCCAGGAACCACGGTGAACGTAGGAGGATTCTCAGAGAGATTGGTCGCGAAGACTTAAGGGCATTATACAGCGATTTAATGAGGACTCTCCATGATGAGGCATTTTACGAAGGCGTTTACGAACCAGATGAGGTTAGTTACGCCATTAATAAAATCGAGAACCTAATCAGAGAATTAATGAGTGGATAA
- a CDS encoding DUF72 domain-containing protein produces the protein MVKVFVGTSGWLYDWNQDSTFDWYVRNSGLNAVELNASFYRFPFRNQVASWARKGAGLRWAVKVHRYITHVKRLKEDALDTWRRFRDLFQPLDPYIDFYLFQMPPSFAYNDESMERIRTFARETGLGARLAIEFRHKSWFGSEDAINELRGLGITVVSVDEPGVTWVRSTNGIIYLRLHGRTDWYMYDYGEDELRDLAIKAVSLNPNAIYVFFNNDHWMLENARKMLEILRGLTGE, from the coding sequence GTGGTCAAGGTCTTTGTTGGAACGTCAGGGTGGCTCTACGACTGGAACCAGGATTCGACCTTTGATTGGTATGTAAGGAACTCCGGGCTTAATGCCGTTGAACTCAATGCATCATTCTATAGATTCCCATTCAGGAACCAGGTGGCTTCCTGGGCTAGGAAGGGCGCTGGACTTAGGTGGGCTGTTAAGGTTCATAGGTACATAACCCACGTTAAGAGACTCAAGGAAGATGCCCTGGACACCTGGCGTAGGTTTAGGGACTTGTTTCAACCGCTTGATCCATACATAGATTTCTACCTATTTCAAATGCCCCCATCCTTCGCCTATAATGATGAGAGTATGGAGAGGATTAGAACATTCGCCAGGGAAACAGGACTTGGCGCTAGGCTTGCCATTGAATTTCGCCACAAGAGCTGGTTCGGCAGTGAGGACGCCATTAATGAACTGAGGGGCTTAGGCATTACCGTAGTGTCTGTTGACGAGCCTGGTGTTACGTGGGTTAGGAGTACAAATGGCATTATTTATTTGAGGCTTCACGGTAGGACTGATTGGTATATGTATGACTATGGTGAGGATGAGCTTAGGGACCTAGCGATTAAGGCTGTCTCCCTCAATCCTAATGCGATTTACGTGTTTTTCAATAATGACCACTGGATGCTTGAAAATGCCAGGAAGATGCTGGAGATACTAAGGGGATTAACAGGGGAGTGA
- a CDS encoding MFS transporter — MSIQGSLESIRRRAIISAYLGWVMDGYDALLVTPIMPLLGELFFPGPYSLLGGLSTLVATLIGRPLGSVIMGYVGDRFGRRVGLLITVLGYSLSALVIALLPTYAVIGVLAPLTLLALRFLQGVFLGGEWGPGTAMIMEWSRWGKEVTSAFVQSGYPIGVVIATMVNVMFLTYMGPIPFNAYGWRIYMGTGAVVAVLAFIIRSRLVESPLWSRPKANPLTLLFKRGGAWLGYGILFTGGLLTIYYSTYLIYSDFLKVIGAASIIPSVMLISTIAAVIAVLLAGPLALAISYRWFIIGTLMISLAYAPIALLLYPNFINLVILAFIENFAMGLVPYVLIDKFDVQYRASGLGVSYNWGLLIGGWAPMIVGLISPMGLGMVVMMAVGVTLAIIGLLMLSRASR; from the coding sequence ATGAGTATTCAGGGAAGCCTTGAGTCTATTAGGCGTAGGGCTATCATTAGTGCCTACCTTGGTTGGGTCATGGATGGTTACGACGCACTTCTGGTTACGCCGATAATGCCGTTACTTGGCGAATTATTCTTCCCTGGACCATACTCCCTACTTGGTGGCTTATCGACGCTAGTGGCTACGCTTATTGGTAGGCCGCTTGGCTCCGTTATCATGGGTTACGTGGGTGACAGGTTTGGTAGGAGGGTTGGGCTGTTAATAACTGTCCTCGGTTACAGCCTATCAGCCCTAGTAATAGCGCTATTACCGACTTACGCAGTCATAGGCGTACTCGCGCCATTAACCCTACTGGCGTTAAGGTTTCTCCAGGGAGTATTCCTAGGTGGTGAGTGGGGCCCTGGTACGGCAATGATTATGGAATGGAGTAGGTGGGGGAAGGAGGTGACTTCGGCATTCGTACAGAGTGGCTACCCAATAGGGGTTGTCATAGCAACAATGGTCAATGTCATGTTCCTAACCTACATGGGGCCAATACCCTTCAATGCCTATGGCTGGAGGATATACATGGGTACTGGAGCTGTAGTGGCGGTTCTAGCCTTCATAATTAGGAGCAGGCTTGTAGAGTCGCCATTATGGTCGAGGCCCAAGGCAAACCCGCTGACGTTGTTATTCAAGCGTGGAGGTGCATGGCTTGGGTACGGCATACTATTCACGGGTGGGTTACTGACAATTTACTACTCCACATACCTGATATACTCAGACTTCCTAAAGGTCATCGGTGCAGCGAGCATAATACCCAGTGTCATGCTAATCTCGACAATAGCCGCAGTAATAGCCGTCCTCCTCGCTGGTCCATTAGCCCTGGCAATTAGTTATAGGTGGTTCATAATAGGCACGTTAATGATTTCACTGGCCTACGCACCAATTGCCCTATTGCTATATCCAAACTTCATAAACCTGGTAATATTGGCGTTCATCGAGAACTTCGCGATGGGTCTCGTGCCATACGTATTAATTGATAAATTCGATGTTCAATACAGGGCAAGCGGGCTAGGCGTATCCTATAACTGGGGCTTGTTAATTGGTGGTTGGGCGCCAATGATCGTTGGATTAATAAGCCCCATGGGTTTAGGCATGGTGGTGATGATGGCCGTCGGCGTGACCTTAGCAATCATAGGGCTATTAATGCTGTCAAGGGCGAGCAGGTAA